In the genome of Bacillota bacterium, the window AGTAATTTAGTAATTTAGCCCGCCGAGGCGGGGGGCGAAGGAAAAAATCCTTCGCTATATGAGAGTGGAGTCGGGTTGGCAATTTTATTATACTGGCCCGCAATATGCCTGTTGAGCCATTAAGTTAATGCGAACCAAGTTTGAAGCGACAGTCAAATAATCAGTACACTAAGAGCAGATAATTTAAACAATAGAGCTTGTGCTTTTAATTGCTATCTATAAAAACTAGCAAGAAGCATACCAAAAAAACTATCAATTTTAATAATATAGCGAAAGTTGTTGTTAATTCTGGTTGTTTCTAATATTCGCAAAAATTTTTATTTAAAAAAATTAGTTTTTTGAAACAAAAAAAGAAGGTAACTGTATTAAAATGTAGACACTAATTGTACGGTGAGGGAAAGTTGACAGCTCTGATGAATGCATCTTGAAACCCCGGCAATTTGGATAGCGCAATGAATTCAGTATGTTTTTCAGTTTCCTGGGCCTGCTCTCTAAAATCCCAATTAAACAACGCCAATCTAGCACCGTCACCGGCGGCATTGCCTACGGCCCTTATCTTGTTTCTGGGGCACTGCGGCAGCATTCCTATGGTAAGAGCATCGTCAATGTCTAAGTAACTGCCGAAGGCCCCGGCTAGTATGATTTCATCCGGCTCTTTTAACCCCGCGTGGTCCAACATAATCTGGGCACTGGCTAAAAGGGCTGCCTTACCTAACTGGATTGCCCGGATATCATTTTGGCAGATGGTTAGGTCTTCGTCCAGGTCACAGTCACCCGAATAACATAATATAAATTCGTACTTTTCACTTTTGCTTTCTTTTCTTAGCCGGGGATGTTTCTTGTTTTTATAAAATGAGCCGTCTGCTCTAATAATTTTCGCCTTGAGCATTTCAGCTATAGCAGAAATGATTCCTGAGCCGCATATGCCTATTGCTTTGGGGGCATCGCCTTTGGTCAAGCCTGGGGGTGGGATCGTTTCGCAGATCACATCCCATGAGTCGGATGTAATGGATACTTTTTCAATTGCTCCCGGTGCGGCACGCATACCAAAGCTTATTTGGGCGCCTTCAAAAGCCGGTCCGGTAGCACATGAGGTACAAAAAGATTTGTTATTGTTGTTTATAATTAGTTCTCCATTGGTACCGATGTCTATGATTAATTTCTTTTTTTCCTCTTCATCCGGCTCAGCAATACGTACACCAATGGTATCGGCACCCACATATGCAGAAAATACGGGAAACATGTAAACTTGCGCTCCAGGATTTACATTTAGCCCTAAAAGGGCAGCGGGGACATACTGGGCGGTTTTAACTGTGGGGACAAAAGGATATTTGCCCAGTGCCACCGGGTTAAGGCCAAGAAACAGGTGGTGCATGGTGGTATTACCTACAACTGTAATGTCCATTATGTCGTCCGGGCTACTCCCGATGATGTTAGTCATGTGGGAAATCATACTGTTCACCACTTGAATGACATCATTCTGGAGTGTGTTAAGCATTTCGGGCTTTTCTTCTATGAGGCTGATTCGAGACAGAACGTCATCTCCGTATACTATTTGAGGGTTTAGAACCGAATCGG includes:
- a CDS encoding DUF4445 domain-containing protein, with the protein product MACFQVTFTNLGLRVSVEEGVSLLTAAWMAGINMRSDCKGHGVCGKCKVIISELVTTPHGQYNHRFFSQMEILQGWRLACEVMVHSDLDVIVPKISRDMGALVRKTYTDRIAELKPFIKRFYFEIPPFESNHGTGMWERCSLELASKYGLTGIRIASTAMIRLSNLAGRTPPPLEAFVDRHRQVICIRRRRERPMLGLAVDIGTTSIAVYLGDLDHNCILAADSVLNPQIVYGDDVLSRISLIEEKPEMLNTLQNDVIQVVNSMISHMTNIIGSSPDDIMDITVVGNTTMHHLFLGLNPVALGKYPFVPTVKTAQYVPAALLGLNVNPGAQVYMFPVFSAYVGADTIGVRIAEPDEEEKKKLIIDIGTNGELIINNNNKSFCTSCATGPAFEGAQISFGMRAAPGAIEKVSITSDSWDVICETIPPPGLTKGDAPKAIGICGSGIISAIAEMLKAKIIRADGSFYKNKKHPRLRKESKSEKYEFILCYSGDCDLDEDLTICQNDIRAIQLGKAALLASAQIMLDHAGLKEPDEIILAGAFGSYLDIDDALTIGMLPQCPRNKIRAVGNAAGDGARLALFNWDFREQAQETEKHTEFIALSKLPGFQDAFIRAVNFPSPYN